A stretch of Pirellulales bacterium DNA encodes these proteins:
- the proC gene encoding pyrroline-5-carboxylate reductase gives MSASVARLGFIGSGRMATALARGCVAAGLTSAEQIHASDPVEGARISFAAAVTGASVGDDNAAVLAACDTIVLAVKPQMMADVLAGVRTQAASRHLFVSIAAGKTLAWLAEQLPPETRLVRVMPNTPCLIGEGASCFSRGAAATDADASLVEQLLGSVGLAREVDESLLDAVTGLSGSGPAFVYTAIEAMAAGAVAKGMSPELALELAAATARGAAGMIRETGLSPAELRAQVTSPGGTTLAGLQTLENMAGAAAFQAAVEAAAKRSIELGES, from the coding sequence ATGTCTGCTTCCGTTGCTCGCTTGGGTTTCATCGGGTCCGGCCGCATGGCGACCGCTCTGGCTCGCGGATGCGTCGCGGCCGGGCTGACGTCTGCCGAGCAAATCCACGCGAGCGACCCGGTCGAGGGCGCTCGTATCAGCTTTGCCGCGGCGGTCACCGGCGCCAGCGTGGGCGACGACAACGCCGCAGTTCTGGCGGCGTGCGACACGATCGTGCTGGCGGTGAAGCCGCAGATGATGGCCGACGTGCTGGCCGGCGTTCGCACTCAGGCGGCGTCCCGGCATCTGTTCGTCTCGATCGCCGCGGGAAAAACGCTCGCTTGGCTGGCAGAGCAGCTCCCCCCCGAGACGCGGCTGGTGCGCGTCATGCCCAACACCCCTTGTCTGATTGGCGAGGGTGCGAGCTGCTTCAGTCGCGGCGCCGCGGCGACCGACGCCGATGCGTCGCTCGTGGAGCAACTCCTTGGCAGCGTCGGCCTGGCCCGCGAAGTGGACGAGTCGCTCCTCGACGCCGTGACGGGGCTCAGCGGATCGGGTCCGGCGTTCGTCTACACGGCGATTGAGGCGATGGCCGCCGGGGCTGTCGCGAAGGGCATGTCCCCCGAACTGGCCCTGGAACTGGCCGCCGCCACGGCCCGGGGCGCCGCGGGGATGATTCGCGAAACGGGCCTTTCGCCTGCGGAGCTGCGGGCCCAAGTGACGAGCCCCGGGGGGACGACCCTCGCAGGGCTGCAGACCCTGGAGAACATGGCCGGCGCCGCGGCCTTCCAGGCGGCCGTCGAAGCGGCCGCAAAGCGGTCGATCGAGTTGGGCGAATCGTGA
- a CDS encoding trypsin-like peptidase domain-containing protein: MRSSSRSGLRNAAAFCGGIAVGILGGVPQAPAQFALAADSANDAARRDQEFAELHRDVAEYDRELSIYKRVVRLVSPSVVHVEARPLPQYRFRRDVEEAGSGVIVRIGERDFVLTNRHVIKHSDEENVKLELVDGRQFRPKRIWTDRETDVAALEVEEPDLVPARIGDSDSMEIGDQVMAFGSPFNLRQSASRGIISAKGRSNLDLGEGEVEYQNFMQTDAAINPGNSGGPLVNLRGEIIGLNTAIASNSGGNDGIGFSIPVNIVMSVARQLAERGHVERGFLGVTLDSRFDAQAAQFIGLPRLAGARVTKVAGGSPAARADLRENDVILRFNGAAIENDDHLVSLVKLAEVGREVDLLVLRDGELLSRRTAIGRAGDFQKLVDGAATDQPR, from the coding sequence ATGCGTTCCTCGTCGCGATCGGGATTGCGCAATGCCGCGGCGTTCTGCGGAGGGATCGCCGTCGGGATCCTCGGCGGCGTCCCCCAAGCACCGGCCCAGTTCGCCCTGGCGGCCGACTCCGCCAACGACGCGGCCCGCCGGGACCAAGAGTTCGCCGAGTTGCACCGCGACGTCGCCGAGTACGATCGCGAGTTGAGCATCTACAAGCGGGTCGTGCGACTGGTGAGCCCCTCGGTCGTCCACGTCGAGGCCCGCCCGCTGCCCCAGTACCGGTTCCGTCGCGACGTCGAAGAGGCGGGCTCGGGGGTGATCGTGCGGATCGGCGAGCGCGATTTCGTGCTCACCAACCGGCACGTCATCAAGCACTCCGACGAAGAGAACGTCAAGCTGGAACTCGTCGACGGGCGGCAATTCCGGCCGAAGCGGATTTGGACCGACCGCGAGACCGACGTCGCGGCTCTGGAGGTCGAGGAACCGGATCTCGTCCCCGCGCGAATCGGCGACAGCGACTCGATGGAAATCGGCGATCAGGTGATGGCGTTCGGCAGCCCGTTCAACCTTCGGCAGAGCGCTTCGCGGGGGATCATCAGCGCCAAGGGACGGTCGAACCTCGATCTCGGCGAGGGGGAGGTCGAGTACCAAAATTTCATGCAGACCGACGCCGCGATCAACCCCGGCAACAGCGGCGGCCCGCTGGTGAACCTGCGGGGCGAGATCATCGGGCTCAACACGGCCATCGCCAGCAACTCGGGGGGCAACGACGGGATCGGATTCTCGATCCCCGTCAACATCGTCATGAGCGTCGCCCGGCAGCTTGCCGAGCGCGGTCACGTGGAACGCGGGTTCCTGGGGGTGACGCTCGACTCGCGGTTCGACGCCCAGGCGGCCCAGTTCATCGGCCTGCCGCGGCTGGCCGGGGCGCGCGTCACCAAGGTGGCCGGCGGTTCGCCCGCGGCTCGGGCCGACCTCCGTGAAAACGACGTGATCCTCCGCTTCAACGGCGCAGCCATCGAGAACGACGACCACTTGGTCAGTCTCGTCAAGCTCGCCGAGGTGGGGCGCGAAGTGGACTTGCTCGTCTTGCGCGACGGCGAATTACTGAGCCGCCGCACGGCGATCGGCCGGGCGGGCGATTTCCAGAAGCTCGTCGATGGGGCCGCGACTGACCAGCCCCGCTAA
- a CDS encoding TraR/DksA family transcriptional regulator, whose product MARNDALLKLRTTLVNRRDALRKALAGDLSMLKSLRDQFGGDVVDAALDSTQDEISSKLAEVESRELANIETALERMRSGNYGLCEVCNGKIPMARLSALPYATSCIDCQRAAESGAQGGGHGGDWSRVLDGGADLDVSFRDLEAT is encoded by the coding sequence ATGGCCCGCAACGACGCCCTATTGAAACTTCGCACGACGCTCGTCAACCGGCGCGATGCGTTGCGCAAGGCCCTGGCCGGCGACCTGAGCATGCTCAAGTCGCTCCGCGATCAGTTCGGCGGGGACGTCGTCGACGCCGCCCTCGACTCGACCCAGGACGAAATCAGCTCGAAGCTGGCCGAGGTGGAAAGCCGCGAACTGGCGAACATCGAGACGGCTCTCGAGCGGATGCGGTCCGGCAATTACGGCCTGTGCGAGGTCTGCAACGGCAAGATCCCCATGGCCCGACTGAGCGCCCTTCCCTACGCCACCTCCTGCATCGACTGCCAGCGGGCGGCCGAATCGGGCGCCCAGGGCGGCGGCCATGGCGGCGACTGGAGCCGCGTCCTCGATGGCGGGGCCGACCTCGACGTCTCGTTCCGCGACCTCGAAGCGACCTGA
- a CDS encoding sugar phosphate isomerase/epimerase, with product MSTNPSVILSAFGDEAAIHKTAAEQFAALAALGLQYYSLRFVDVGSGVKNVMDLTKSEITKLRHEEDEFGMNVASIGSPIGKVKLLDVEDGTKNRFVPFKKYLAGEVKKACELAHAFETKLIRGFSFYHPRGADPWEHLSQTVDQLGQIAEICHKSDLTFGLEVEANLVGQNGQLMAELHRKVNHPAMVTIFDGANIVCQGYDTQQTFEQYRVMKPSVGWMHIKDYLAPKVDRPIGHVDEDALSHFVPADAGDSGHAQILADFKLEIPKLEKRLKKRGIPGVILDLEPHLKGGGQYGGFSGPDGMSVALRGLTRVLDFVGIDYHLRDFDDVKAARGF from the coding sequence ATGTCGACCAACCCTAGCGTCATCCTCTCGGCCTTCGGCGACGAAGCGGCGATTCACAAGACCGCGGCCGAGCAGTTCGCCGCGCTGGCGGCGCTGGGGCTGCAGTACTACAGCCTGCGGTTTGTCGACGTGGGGAGCGGCGTCAAGAACGTCATGGACCTCACCAAGTCCGAGATCACCAAGCTGCGACACGAGGAGGACGAGTTCGGCATGAACGTCGCCTCGATCGGTTCGCCGATCGGCAAGGTCAAACTCCTCGACGTCGAGGACGGCACGAAGAACCGCTTCGTCCCGTTCAAGAAGTACCTCGCCGGCGAAGTGAAGAAGGCCTGTGAACTGGCCCATGCGTTCGAGACGAAGCTCATCCGCGGGTTCTCGTTCTACCACCCGCGCGGGGCCGACCCGTGGGAGCATCTCTCCCAAACGGTCGACCAACTCGGGCAGATCGCCGAAATCTGCCACAAGAGCGACCTCACTTTCGGTCTCGAGGTCGAGGCGAATCTCGTCGGGCAAAACGGCCAGCTCATGGCCGAGTTGCATCGCAAGGTGAACCACCCGGCGATGGTGACGATCTTCGACGGCGCCAACATCGTCTGTCAGGGTTACGACACCCAGCAGACGTTCGAGCAGTACCGCGTGATGAAGCCAAGCGTCGGCTGGATGCATATCAAGGACTATTTGGCGCCGAAGGTCGATCGCCCGATTGGGCACGTCGACGAGGACGCCCTGTCGCACTTTGTCCCGGCCGACGCCGGCGACAGCGGGCACGCCCAGATCCTCGCCGACTTCAAGCTGGAGATCCCCAAGCTGGAGAAGCGGCTCAAGAAGCGCGGCATTCCCGGCGTGATTCTCGACCTGGAGCCGCACCTCAAAGGGGGCGGGCAGTACGGCGGGTTCAGCGGCCCCGACGGCATGAGCGTCGCACTGCGAGGCCTGACGCGCGTGCTCGACTTCGTCGGCATCGACTACCACCTGCGCGACTTCGACGACGTCAAAGCGGCGCGGGGATTCTAG
- the queF gene encoding preQ(1) synthase — MSDSRSLLETFDNRFPHRDYEIEIVAPEFTSVCPKTGQPDFGTVTIAYTPDAKCVELKSLKFYLQSFRNEGIFYENVANVILEDLASTLEPRRMKVEARFNARGGITETVTAQYAASIESAPGIPMK; from the coding sequence ATGAGCGACTCCCGCAGCCTGCTGGAAACCTTTGACAATCGGTTCCCCCATCGGGACTACGAGATCGAAATCGTGGCCCCCGAGTTCACGTCGGTCTGCCCCAAGACGGGTCAGCCCGATTTCGGCACGGTGACGATCGCCTACACGCCGGACGCGAAGTGCGTCGAATTGAAGAGCCTGAAGTTTTACCTGCAGAGCTTCCGGAACGAAGGGATCTTCTACGAGAACGTCGCCAATGTCATCCTCGAAGATCTCGCTTCGACGCTCGAACCGCGACGGATGAAGGTCGAGGCGCGATTCAACGCCCGCGGCGGCATCACCGAGACCGTCACGGCCCAATACGCGGCGTCGATTGAATCCGCCCCAGGCATTCCCATGAAATGA
- the queC gene encoding 7-cyano-7-deazaguanine synthase QueC → MPENPQRSEPRRAVILLSGGLDSATVGAIARREGYALYALSVDYGQRHRFELDSAARVAAALGVVERRVLTIDLAALGGSALTADIAVPQGRSDDEIAHGIPVTYVPARNTVMLSLALGYAEVVGAADLFIGVNAVDYSGYPDCRPEFIAAFERVANLATKAGVEGELAFRIHTPLINLTKAEIIRRGAELGVDYALTHTCYAPNDLGQPCGRCDACQLRLKGFAEAGLNDPVQYAGCTS, encoded by the coding sequence ATGCCCGAGAATCCTCAACGCTCCGAACCGCGCCGAGCGGTGATCCTGCTCTCCGGCGGGCTCGACTCGGCCACCGTGGGCGCAATCGCCCGGCGCGAGGGGTACGCGCTCTACGCTCTTAGCGTCGACTACGGGCAACGACATCGGTTCGAGTTGGACAGCGCCGCCCGCGTCGCCGCCGCGCTCGGGGTCGTCGAGCGCCGCGTGCTGACGATCGACTTGGCGGCCCTGGGAGGAAGCGCTTTGACCGCCGACATCGCCGTGCCGCAGGGGCGCAGCGACGACGAAATCGCTCACGGCATCCCAGTGACCTACGTGCCGGCGCGGAACACCGTGATGCTGTCGCTGGCCCTGGGCTACGCCGAAGTCGTCGGCGCCGCGGACTTGTTCATCGGGGTCAACGCGGTCGACTACAGCGGCTACCCCGACTGCCGGCCGGAGTTCATCGCTGCGTTCGAGCGGGTGGCGAACCTGGCGACCAAGGCGGGGGTCGAGGGGGAACTGGCGTTTCGAATCCACACGCCGCTGATCAATTTGACCAAGGCCGAGATCATCCGTCGCGGCGCCGAGTTGGGGGTCGACTACGCCCTGACTCACACCTGCTACGCTCCGAACGACCTCGGCCAACCCTGCGGCCGCTGCGACGCCTGTCAACTGCGGCTCAAAGGTTTTGCCGAGGCGGGACTCAACGATCCGGTGCAGTATGCGGGATGTACAAGCTAA
- a CDS encoding 7-carboxy-7-deazaguanine synthase QueE, translating into MKIAEIYKSIQGEGRLTGTVSVFVRASGCNLRCWFCDTPFASWAPEGQDFAVDEIVAEVEEWDASHVVLTGGEPMLFAELIPLCQRLRARGRHVTIETAGTLYLPVECDLMSISPKLSGSAPRGREHASWARRHERERMKPAVLTRLISQYEHQLKFVIDSPEEIEEVRALLASLPPIDPCRVLLMPQARTAEEAQQHAAWLEPLCDAEGWSYCPRMQLEWFGAVRGT; encoded by the coding sequence ATGAAGATCGCTGAGATCTACAAATCGATTCAAGGCGAAGGCCGGCTCACGGGGACGGTCAGCGTGTTCGTGCGCGCCAGCGGGTGCAACTTGCGGTGCTGGTTTTGCGATACGCCGTTCGCCTCGTGGGCGCCCGAAGGACAGGACTTCGCCGTCGACGAGATCGTCGCCGAGGTCGAGGAGTGGGACGCCTCGCACGTGGTCCTCACAGGGGGCGAGCCGATGCTGTTCGCCGAACTGATCCCGCTTTGTCAGCGGCTGCGGGCGCGGGGTCGGCACGTGACGATCGAGACGGCCGGCACGCTTTATCTGCCGGTCGAGTGCGATTTGATGTCGATCAGCCCCAAGTTGTCGGGGAGCGCCCCCCGCGGCCGCGAGCATGCAAGTTGGGCTCGGCGCCACGAACGCGAGCGGATGAAGCCGGCGGTGCTGACGCGGCTGATCTCGCAATACGAACACCAACTCAAATTCGTGATCGATTCCCCCGAGGAGATCGAGGAGGTTCGCGCGCTGCTGGCGTCGCTTCCGCCGATCGACCCGTGCCGCGTCTTGCTCATGCCTCAAGCCCGTACCGCGGAGGAAGCGCAGCAGCACGCCGCGTGGCTCGAACCGCTCTGCGACGCGGAAGGCTGGAGCTATTGTCCGCGAATGCAGTTGGAATGGTTCGGCGCCGTCCGCGGAACGTGA
- a CDS encoding esterase family protein, with translation MPPLVRFALALFVCCVSLDRAAVAQRRASPVRSPTAKAFDHMTRLADGELPPAGAEGDFILGPTHPAAPEMKPQPGVPRGRIVRFTMDSAESKIYQGIARDPGTFGTPDPDDPAKLIVTTSRPAPYTRKVAVYVPHGYQPGTKAPLLVGADGPDEALFTALDNLIAAGRLPPLVAVSIGNGGGDAQGSQRGLEYDTMSGLYAEFVETEVLPQARQRCGVELTADPDGRATMGCSSGASCALAMAWYRPDLYRRVLSYSGTFVNQQWPPSPETPHGAWEFHERLIPESPAKPLRIWLEASDRDLLNPNVMNDGMHDWVEANLRMASALAAKKYRYQFVFAQNAGHCDWPVKQQTLPAALEWVWLGYEP, from the coding sequence ATGCCGCCGCTTGTCCGCTTTGCGCTGGCCTTGTTCGTCTGCTGCGTTTCGCTCGATCGCGCCGCCGTTGCGCAGCGACGCGCGAGCCCCGTTCGATCGCCGACCGCCAAGGCCTTTGACCACATGACGCGCCTGGCCGACGGCGAGCTTCCACCCGCGGGCGCGGAAGGGGATTTCATACTCGGCCCGACCCACCCGGCGGCGCCTGAAATGAAGCCGCAGCCAGGCGTGCCGCGGGGACGCATCGTGCGGTTCACGATGGACTCGGCCGAGAGCAAGATTTACCAGGGGATCGCCCGCGATCCAGGGACGTTCGGCACGCCCGATCCAGACGATCCCGCGAAGCTGATCGTGACGACCAGCCGCCCGGCCCCGTACACGCGCAAGGTGGCCGTCTACGTGCCGCACGGATATCAACCGGGGACGAAAGCTCCGCTCTTGGTCGGGGCCGACGGGCCGGACGAAGCCCTCTTCACGGCGCTCGACAACCTGATCGCCGCGGGGCGCCTGCCTCCGCTGGTGGCCGTGTCGATCGGCAACGGGGGCGGCGATGCGCAGGGAAGCCAGCGCGGCCTCGAGTACGACACGATGAGCGGCCTGTACGCCGAATTCGTCGAGACCGAGGTGCTGCCGCAGGCGAGGCAGCGCTGCGGCGTCGAACTGACCGCCGATCCCGACGGGCGGGCGACGATGGGGTGCAGCTCGGGCGCTTCCTGTGCGCTGGCGATGGCGTGGTACAGGCCCGACCTGTATCGCCGCGTCCTCTCCTACTCCGGCACGTTCGTCAACCAGCAATGGCCTCCCAGTCCGGAGACTCCGCACGGAGCGTGGGAATTCCACGAACGGCTGATTCCCGAGAGCCCCGCCAAGCCGCTGCGGATCTGGCTCGAGGCGAGCGACCGCGATCTCCTCAACCCCAATGTGATGAACGACGGCATGCACGATTGGGTGGAGGCGAATCTGCGCATGGCCTCCGCGCTGGCGGCGAAGAAGTACCGCTACCAGTTCGTTTTCGCTCAGAACGCCGGGCACTGCGACTGGCCGGTCAAGCAGCAGACGTTGCCGGCCGCGCTGGAGTGGGTATGGCTCGGATACGAACCTTAA